A region of the Thermogladius calderae 1633 genome:
GTATGCGAGGCTCTCCAGCCCAGCCACGCCAATGTCCACATCTTTCACTACTGGGTAAACTCTCTTGTTGTTGATGTACACTCGCTCCTCGTCGAGGAAATACTGCATGTTCCTGGCGAGGAGCTCTATCTCTCTACCACGTTTAACAGGGTCTTTGGAGATCTCGAGGTACAGTCTGCCTGGGTCGGAGTAGAGAAACACTATTGTTTGGTCCACGAGGCCCGAGTCGTGTACGTGGAAGAAGCCGTAGCCGTAGATTGGCTGGAGCTCGCTCATTTCTTCAACCTTTTGTAAAGAAGCTTACCTTTCTCGGTCAGCTTCAGGACGTTGTATTTCCCTACCCGCTCTACTTCGACATAGCCTTCTTCGAGCAACCTCTTGACCCTCCTACTGATACTGGACTTGGGCCTCTTCGTGATCGAGACCAGCTCGCTCTGTCTAAGCCCCTCTTCGCCAGCGTCGCCTAGGGCCAAGACTATCTCTCTAACCACGTCATCCTCCTCGAGCCTCTTAGGCGGCAGGGTCTCCACCTCTAGCCGTCCCCGCCTCAGGTAGTACAGGAGGGTGGCAGCTACCGTGCCAGCTAGGAGAGCAGCTACTACCCAAACCCACCAGGGCGTTGACACGGCCTGTGCTCCGCTGGACGGCTGAGACACCTGGTTTATCGGTACTAGTAGTATTACGTGGTAGAGCCCGGGCGAGCTAAACGTTATCACTGTTGTGTTGGCGGAGTAAGAGGTAGATACAGCCTCAGTGGGGGAGTCGAACCTCCTAGCGATGACCTGGTAGACCCCCGGTATGGTAATTGTAGACGTAAACGAAGTATTACGGAACATCGTGAAGTCTAGTACACCCTCGTACGAGCCCGGCGTTAGTTCCTGGAAGAGGTCGTAGAGCAAGAGGTAGACGTTAACGGTCGTCGACGAGTTGACGACGAAGTCGAGGATCCCCGTAGAGGAGTTGAACAAGGGAGGTACGAGCACAGCGGCGGGGTTTGAGAACGTCGCGTTCAAGAAACTGGCGTTGGCGTAAGACGGGTTGACCAGCTGTATTGAGAACTGAGTCGCAGTATTGACGTCTATATTGAAGGTAATACTCGCGTAGCCGCTCCGTGCCAGCGGGTCGTACATTATGTAGTACGTCACATTGCTGATAAGGGGGCTTGAGCCGAGAGCTGGCGCAGCGGTCAGGAGGTTGGCTACAACCAAGAGAGCGGAGAGCACTGTGGCCGCCTTTCTCAGCATGAAAGCCCCGTCTCCCTTTACGCTAAGTAAAAAAGTCGTGTAAGGAAATTTAAGCCCTCTTCCTGGCCAGTACTACGCCTATAACCCCGAGGACTACCAGGACGACCAGTATTACAACTACTAGCGCGGGGTAGGCCAACCGGGGGCCCTGCGTTATCGAAGGGGTAGTAGTTGCCGCTGGCGGCTGTGCTGGTGTTGTAGGGGCTGAAGTGGTGGTCTGAGGGCTTGTAGTTGTGGCAGTCATAGCAGGAGACGTCGTCGTAGGGGGTGTGGTGGGCGAAACCGCTCCCTGAGTGTAGACGGTGAGCGTGAGGATTAGTATTCCCCTCCCGTCAACGTGTATGTTTGTAGTGTTGGACGAGAAGTCCAGCCTAGTAGAGCAGGGGAGGCCTACACAGCTCACGTTGTAGAGGCCTGGGACGTAGATGTCTACGCTCACGCTGCCCGGCATTGCCGAGGTGTCGAGGGTCACGGAGTAGCTACCCGGCACCAGGGTTGTCATGAGGTCTCTTATACTGTAGGTCAGGGTGAAGCCGCTTGTGTTATTCAAGAGGACGGTGACCACGTTAGCCTGCTGGTCGTGGAAATATGG
Encoded here:
- a CDS encoding helix-turn-helix transcriptional regulator, whose protein sequence is MLRKAATVLSALLVVANLLTAAPALGSSPLISNVTYYIMYDPLARSGYASITFNIDVNTATQFSIQLVNPSYANASFLNATFSNPAAVLVPPLFNSSTGILDFVVNSSTTVNVYLLLYDLFQELTPGSYEGVLDFTMFRNTSFTSTITIPGVYQVIARRFDSPTEAVSTSYSANTTVITFSSPGLYHVILLVPINQVSQPSSGAQAVSTPWWVWVVAALLAGTVAATLLYYLRRGRLEVETLPPKRLEEDDVVREIVLALGDAGEEGLRQSELVSITKRPKSSISRRVKRLLEEGYVEVERVGKYNVLKLTEKGKLLYKRLKK